The following DNA comes from Ricinus communis isolate WT05 ecotype wild-type chromosome 10, ASM1957865v1, whole genome shotgun sequence.
ctttttttttttttcttttccaattaTCTGTTCAGGTTAAGGTTTCGTTTCATGAAGGAACCATATTTCCTTGTTGTTAATGGAAATTAGTGAGTGGCGGACAAAAGTTAAATACAACAGTTGGCTAGAGTAGGGCAAATTGATCAAAGATGAGAATTTAGGCTTTATGGAACCTGAATAGTTCTAGGAATTATCAAATGCTTATTACTGGAATTTAGATATGATGGAATGAAATGAAGAGTTTTGGAGTTTATTTCCATTTGGTGAATGATCAGTAATTGTTGGCGATTCTTGTTTACCACTTTGGTTCTGTCAACAGCTTTACAGTTTTAGATAAGGACAACTTATCTCCATTAGTTAATTGATGTCTTCATCCCACATACTTTTGCACATAAGGAGCATAATAAGCCAATATCGCACGTTTGAGCTTGGCTTTTCTTTTAAGACTGAGAGAAACACAGAGagatcatttttttttttttaataacacAGATAATTTGATGCAGGAGCGTACTAGTCAAATTAGGgcactatttaatttttgttattttgtttgCTTTAGAACTTTATTAAGCTTTcctatttagtttttttttttctttttttttctttttttttatcttcattTAGGATTCTTGTTTAAAAggtcttttatttaattggtAGGATAGTTTTCCATCTAGGATTAGGATTTATCTTAACTAGTATAAATGTGGATTCTAGTAGACAATTTTAGGTAAGGTTCTTCTCCGAATCTATACATCTTTGTCTGAAATTTCTGTGTTATTACTGTCCTACATTATAACTCATAATGACAGATGGACTGACTTAGTTTATCCTTTGGTGGGAGCTCGTGAGGTGCAAATGAGCGGCCATGCTAATGACATACAAATAAAACACTTTCTAAAACTATCTTACAACAGATTTATAGCTGGTATTGGTATAGCAGTAGATATTTCGTGTATTAACATATACCTGGAAAATCGGTAGTTTCAATGCTCGTGGTATGTGGTTAGCTATCATGATAATTGgcacatttttcttctttgtaaaAACCATTCcatattttgtttaatatatggttatatcttgaaaaatatatagttgAGACTTCGTATAGCTTTGTGGCCGAGgttatttaattaaccaaTTAGGCTGAAGACAAAGAAAGCTCCATCCTTATGTCCAACATTAGCTCATTATCAGTCTACATTGCTCATATATgttatcttctttcttctctttataTCCAATCCTGATTTATCTGATATTGACATGGTGCGGATGCTTATTGACTTTTTCCTTCTAGAGCATTTAGGTTTAACTAATTTGTTATTCATTGGCCTACATTCATGTTGTAAGAATGTCACAAAACATTATAACCTCTCCAAGTGAAGTGGGATATACATTTGGTTTTTTGTTAGTTGATAAGGCAAATGTCGTAAATAGACAGGGATACAGTTTCCTGCTTGGTTGAGGTTTTGCTGCTTTATATTTCAATTCCTCTGAATGTTTGTCTTCTGTTTCACTTGTAGTACTAAAATAATTGCTGCAGTGAAGCTGCTGCATTTCAAAGTtgatctctttttattttatcttctcAGATTGGGGGCTATTGATATGTGGACATTAAAGTTAATTAACTTTATTGTGTGACTTACTTTATTATGTTCAactctttttctattaaaattttaccagTTTTGCATGGCATCCAATACTACTTTAAGATCTATCAGGTGAAGAATCTGCTACATACTGATTGGTTATCTGGTTGGTTGACTTTTGCAGATCATACCAAAGAACCCTTAGTACTGATACTTTGATCAGCACCTTAATTACCATCTGAAAGAGCCAGTGAAGGAAATTTTTCGATGTAAGCAATGTCACTATTTTAACTTCTGTGTTTGAGCTTTGAAATGAGTAATTCTTTGACCATGGAAAACATTACTTGTCAGCTACTAAGGGGCTTAAGTTCAAGAGAGGTTTTTGGAAAGCATGCCATGGATAAATAGTTTCTCAGTATTACTTCATTCTATGAAAGATTTACAACTTGTGCTATGTTTGCTacaaagaattttattttcttttatttgctcGGAGGATTTGGCAAAGGATTCAAACTTGGAGTTTTCTACTTCAAAGTTTCTCATAAAATTTTCCTTTATGGTTGATTTTATCacactaatttattaatgatggGTTCCCTTCCAGTATGAGTTTTTAAATGAGTTGAATGTGATATGAATATAGGTTGCAAATATGTTGGATAAGTGTGACTAGTTGTATAGTATCTGAAAGAATGTAATCTCTGAAATTTTCCAATCTTCCAGAGCTAATTTAAGCTGTTAGTCTTTCTACTTTCCGCTGTAGCATCTCCACACATTATGTCTTTCAGATTGTTATGATTCTTCATGCCTGTGATGTGCACATAATTTAAGTTTCAATTGTAAGTAAGTctgatgaaagaaaaatattctcAGCTTCTGCAGCTGCTGCATGGAGATGGTGACTGATGTGGCATAAATGGAAGAATTTCATGTACAGTTTCTCCAATTTTACCATATCTTTGCCGGGGATTAATAGCAAAATTGTAAATGGTAAACCCAAAAATCTCCCACCGCCCAATTATATGCTACAGGCCAATACGGCCTTCTGATTTGGAAATTTTAGAGCAACTCCATGCAGATGTATTTCCTATAAGGTGGGTTGCACAATCTGTTAACCCTcacttttcccttttctttctttattgcaAGTAAAGACCTTTATATGTTTTAGTTGCTTTATGAAAAATGCATAATCTTTTTAGGTATGAGTCAGAGTTTTTCCAAAATGTTGTCAATGCACGTGATATTGTGTCCTGGGCAGCTGTTGATCGTAGTCGGCCTAATGGTCACAATGATGAGCTTATTGGATTTGTCACTGCAAGAATTGTGATGGCAAAAGACAGTGAGGTGGGTCTTCTACATTTTTAAGGGTATGACTTGAATCTATCTTTCATTTAAACTATAGTATTGGATACAGAATTATTGGCTGCATTGCAAATTGTGCTATGTTTAATGAGCATTTAATACTAAATATGTGTCTTGAGAAATTGAACTATTTATGACTATAACTTGATTGAGCTCATGCATTATTCTTTCTATACCTTTTATGATAGCACCAAGAGAAATgttttaaactaataaaatgttcaTGGTATCCTAATGTTAACTCATGATTGGAATTGGATTATATTTGTCCTTAACATATTTATCATTTGCTGCATGCAAGCTATGTTGGGTGCTTGTgagttatatttttcattgtgCATCTAGGGTGTATTTCTAACCAAAAAGGGTATCTACCTGCAGATAGGGGATTTGCTCAGGTATGACCCCTTAAAACCAGATCAAACACTAGTCTACATTCTGACACTTGGAGTGGTAGATACTTACAGAAATCTTGGTATAGGTATGGAGTTTCACTCTCTTGGGCAGgcaattttcttgtttgacatatattttgaaaattctcaagctctattattaattatttggtTGTTTGATTTGCAGCAACTGCTCTTATTCGTGAGGTTATCAAATATGCTTCAAGTATTCATATGTGCCGTGCTGTTTACTTGCATGTGATCTCATACAATAATCCTGCCATACATTTATACAGAAAAATGGCATTCAAATGTATACGAAGGTTGCAAGGCTTTTATCTGATCAACAGCCAGCATTATGACTCGTACTTGTTTGTTTACTATGTAAATGGCGGTCGTTCTCCTTGCTCTCCATTGTAAGTAGACAACAGTTTTATATTCCATCTTTCCAGTTATAACTTGCgttaaatatactcctctatTGACGGCCACAAGAATTAACAGGCATGGTTGCTTTATTTTCCTCTGTTTCCATCTTTTGTTGTGTCCAAGCTTATTTATGCGCCGTACTAACCTGTTTTTCAgaactgttattattaattagctTTTTAGTTCTTATGTGCTGTAAGATTGACATTAACTAGACATATATCTGAAAGCACTCAAAAATATTGGTGGCAGTTAGGTAGTTAGATTTGCTAATGATGAAGTTCAACTTGTTTTGTATTGGAACTTGTTCTCCAACATAAAGTTCAGGGAAGCCTTAATGTTGAGGCTTTATTTGTTGGAAGACTTGTTCTTGACTCCAAAATGCTGGGTCTGGCTTTTGTTTGTGGTCTAACAGGTACATTACGACATGGGTGCATGCAGACATCCTTTTGGCGGATGAACTTAACCTGATATGTAGAGCTTTTGCTTAAATATATGCTTTAGCAATTACAGTGTCCatcttcacttttttttttctttggagAATATCCTTTGATCTGTTATGTTGGGGCAAGAATTGTTTCTAGAATTAACAAATATTGACTACTGGCGGTTGACTTGTCTGCAGGGAGCTGGTCACAGCCGTGGTGAGTTACATGAGGAATGGTCTTAGGTCAGTAACTGCAAGGCTATGTAAGAGCGAAGAGAAGCCAAAATGGCCAAAATGCAGAGAAACCCATTCTCTTATATCTATCCAGAACAAGAGAAACCACACAACTGAATGTACGAGTTACGAATGCGTGTAATAAGCTAAGCTTATTTCATTACCCGACTTCCATGAATTTGGGACTGTGTTACAGAGTTGTCTTTTACTCCTGCCCCGACACTGTAGTCtctatttgttttttatttcccTCATAAAATCACCATGCTctgtaattatttatatatattgatactGACATGTCCTTGTAATTCATTATGTTGATTTCATATACAAACACAAAACTACTTCTAACCCTTGTTCCCATTCATGTCCTTGTATCTAAACAGTTCATCAAATGCTAGGAAGAATAAAGTAAAGTTCAagtaatttgataataaaattatcgtGAAAGGCagttataattataaaaagattatacGATAATAACCTCTTTATATTAATATCCATGCGTGAACTtgcaattttttcaaaatttgaattaagatgattacttttcttattattaatattagtggATGGATGGAGAGAAAGAGATTTAATAAGTTTTccattgttttttttttaagaatatcaaTCAAGCTGCTCAGATGACATtccatatatatttgataattggTCTAAATTTTTCATAGTTTCGAGATTGAAGACCCTAAACATTCCTAGCCTCTCGAAACTGGAAATAGAATAAGAATCAGGTCCATTGTTCACCAGGATAATAAGAATCACTGTTTGGAACCCATAAATCTGCctgaattttaaagaaattcaattaGCTTCTTCTGTGGTGTCaattaattgtatttgtaaatatattctatcctaaatcatattgcttttaaggattgatgttCCACTAATATAGCCATTTTGATCCTCTAAATTAGACTACTCTAATTCTAGTGCATCAATATCATGCATCCATGCAAATCCTATACCTccctataaattttttttatcttccaTGCACTAATCCTAATTCAAAACGATACATAAATTCTTGTCAATGGCGTCTTCTCTCCAAAATCTTTCCCCTATTATTGTTCTATCTCTCTGCTTCCTCCTCCCTTCATGTCTCAGCATCACCGCTCCCCCCGCCACCCCCGTCCTAACCCACCACGGCGGCCCTCTCCTGACCGGAAATCTGAATCTCGCAATCATATGGTACGGTCAATTTGGCCATAAACACAAGAAATTACTTAGAAGATTTATTAAATCTTTGAATTATAATGGGGCTGCCAACTTAGAGCCTCAAGTGTCTCAATGGTGGAATGTTGTTGAGGGGTTTCAAGAGGCTGCTGGTAAAGGTAAAGGCCCTATTAAGGTCCGTGTGGCGAAGCAAGTAACTGATACCAGTTACGCAATGGGAAATGTCATTACTGCTGAATATGTTAAGATTCTAAAACAGAAGGTGGCTGGTGCTGGTATTCCTGTTATTTTCACTGCCAAGGATGTTTCAGTGCAAGGCTTGTGCATGGGCAAATGTGCATCCCACGGAATTAGTGGTAACTTGAGATTTTTCCTTTCTATTGtcttctatttataaataaataagaaatattgTCATATAAGTTCTAATCAGTCCACGGAAAGCATAAGGATTAGTTCAAAGTGGCAATTACAATTTGCTCCATGGCTAACAGAATTCCGGAGGTAATTTCTGAATGCATAGGCCGAACATATATGGAGTGCTCCTGTTAGTTCACCTAATAGGAAGATAGACTCTTTAGTGAGCATTTGGAAGAAGTTGACGTCAACATTGCTGACATTTGGTTTAAACCCAAAAATGATGCTCCTTGTTTGGTCGATTTGAGATAAGGCACAGTCTTAATTCTCTTTTTGGAAATTGCAGATGATCAACCATTTCTTATAGTTGGCAACCCAGAAATTGAATGTCCAGGGGAATGTGCATGGCCATTCCACAAGGCAGACACAGGTCCAGTAGGTGCTGTATTGAAGCCGCCAAATGGCCATGTGGCCGGAGATGCTATGGTCATTGCCTTTGCACAGGGACTAGTTGATCTTGTTACCAACCCATTTAAGACAGGATTTTTCCACGATAATATCAGGGACCCTGTTGAGGCTAGTGAAGCTTGCCGTGGCATTTTTGGAAGTGGAGCACTGGTTGGGAACGCCGGAAAGATAAGAATCGACCCCGCAACTGGTGGCGCTTTTAATGCACATGGATCAAATGGGAACAAGTTCTTACTCCCTGCTATATGGaatcctaaaacaaagtcATGCTTTACCCTAATGTAACTTCCTAATGTATGTATCTTGTATCATACATAGGCAGAGGAGAGAAGTAAATTTCTTTTGGCTTGtcatttttccttctttttttcccaggacgagaggaaaaaaatagaaaatattctGAGAATCTGAATTTGTATAGGTCTCACTTATTGACAAAATTTTTACcaagataaaataattcttctGTACATATGGAGTATGTTCTAGTGAGCATTTATCTTATGATGTGATTTACTAAGAACAGTTTTATtatacttctttttcttttctgaataAGCATAATTTTACAATCAATAACTTTCTTACAAGTAATCTTCTGGTTTAAAACCCAATAAACATATGGGTGATACATTCtttaaatggaaaaagaaaaggaaggatCAGTTATATTGCTTTCTTTCTAATTACATTGTAAAGGACATAATATGTCTCTCCACCACATGCAAAAAAATCGACTTCGAAACACGACTACAAATCAATAACTACATAACCAGAAGAAGTTTCCATAATTAAGAACTAATTAACATAATCGCAAGCTTTaagataaacatcaaaacagAGCCCTAAACTACCCTCCGAGAATCAATCGAGAAACTGTTAGAGAATCATAAgaacaaaaccaagaaacatCTTCAATGTTTGTTGACTCGCTCACACTCGTCAATCCATTCGCTGTAGATGTCGATAGGTTCAGTTAAACGATTGATTTTAGTCCCGAAGCTTTCTGTGCAGATATGGCATTCAGCTTCACCGACCCACACCTTCTTGTCAATGTCGCAAGTGACACTGTCGGGATGGTTGCAGAATGGGCAAGTGAAGGCAGTTGCGAGTTTCTCCACTCGCATTGGCTTCTTAGCAGCACgctttgttcttcttcttgccATTGTGAAACTCTCTCGACTGATAGAAAGAAGAGTCTAGTAAGAAAGCGGAAACTTGATGGAGATTTGGCTGATGCTGCTTGTAGACAGAGAATAGAGCGGTTTATATAAGTTTGGAATCCTGACATGAATAGGATTTTCAGCTTGGCGGTGGTTCgttttccttttattaatTGTCGTTTTAAGCAGCAAAACAAGTCGTTTTATGTTTGTGGGCTCTTTtgcaaaataagaaaatcgAGGTACCAACCAGCGAGCTTAATCTGGTTTAGGCTAATTCTAATCCTACTCTCATGTGTGGGTTCTATCTTGGACTGTATGAAATCTCAAGTTATAACTAAAAGCTGAGACTAATCAAGCTACcagattaattaatattaaatattaatcttGGATCAATGTTGGGTTTTactattcataaatacatagACTATATGATCATGGTGGTAATATCAAATAACTTAGCAATATTATTAACCAAGAAACTACGaatattaataagtttataTCAACATATTTATGATCAAGAAATCACTCACTAGTTTGctaattataatttcataaaagaaaagaaaaggttagcttcttttttttttcaagaaataAAGTTAGCCAATTATAATGTttgcttatttttttatttattaaaatgaattacttttaaaatatgattggTTAGATCCATTAAAATTCTAACTGAAAGACCGTTAGTCAAAGCAGTCAATGGCGTTAAGAATAAAAAGTTGCTGTCAAGCCCAAGAGGCCCAATATAAAACAACCAATGGGTTAAAACGGATACTTGATGAGCCGAAGTAATCCAATTAGAGAGATCAAACATGTCGACCTTAGGGCTCTACTCAGATCAACAATAATCAGAATCTCAGAGAGCATCCTTTCCAATCCGAGCTGATTCCGAGTTAACTAAGTGGCATTCGCGCTAGGCCTCTGTCTTCCTCGCTTGTAAGGTACCGaaatttctctctctcactctctACATATTTATGATGTATTTTGATCTTCTTAGTGCGAAATTACAACTCTTTATATTGCTTCAGTGTTGAATTTGATCGTCTTTAACTTTAATTGCTTCCATTTTATCTTGATTTTGTCGTTGTGCGATCAGCTGCCCTTGCTCGGATTAGATCATGTGCAAGAATCCAATtttcatgaatttttttattttttttttattgtaattgttgTCTTGATTTTAGACTTTCCAAACACACTCTTAatgctttttgtttttcttttaattaattcgatAGGGTTTGAGATAAAAGT
Coding sequences within:
- the LOC8280525 gene encoding histone acetyltransferase MCC1 gives rise to the protein MVNPKISHRPIICYRPIRPSDLEILEQLHADVFPIRYESEFFQNVVNARDIVSWAAVDRSRPNGHNDELIGFVTARIVMAKDSEIGDLLRYDPLKPDQTLVYILTLGVVDTYRNLGIATALIREVIKYASSIHMCRAVYLHVISYNNPAIHLYRKMAFKCIRRLQGFYLINSQHYDSYLFVYYVNGGRSPCSPLELVTAVVSYMRNGLRSVTARLCKSEEKPKWPKCRETHSLISIQNKRNHTTECTSYECV
- the LOC8280491 gene encoding protein EXORDIUM-like 6, with the translated sequence MASSLQNLSPIIVLSLCFLLPSCLSITAPPATPVLTHHGGPLLTGNLNLAIIWYGQFGHKHKKLLRRFIKSLNYNGAANLEPQVSQWWNVVEGFQEAAGKGKGPIKVRVAKQVTDTSYAMGNVITAEYVKILKQKVAGAGIPVIFTAKDVSVQGLCMGKCASHGISDDQPFLIVGNPEIECPGECAWPFHKADTGPVGAVLKPPNGHVAGDAMVIAFAQGLVDLVTNPFKTGFFHDNIRDPVEASEACRGIFGSGALVGNAGKIRIDPATGGAFNAHGSNGNKFLLPAIWNPKTKSCFTLM